From one Cynocephalus volans isolate mCynVol1 chromosome X, mCynVol1.pri, whole genome shotgun sequence genomic stretch:
- the LOC134368260 gene encoding histone H2B-like has product MAEPASAPSPEEGVSTQAPEKGAPTALKQKKPRRHRRRSRRHTRCRRGRRGEDSFATYFPRVLKLVHDGLSLSQQAVNVMDSCISDLFERLAEEAGRLARYNQRCTLTSQDIQAAVHLLLTGELRKHAVTEGTRAVLRFTMST; this is encoded by the coding sequence ATGGCGGAGCCTGCCTCTGCCCCGTCTCCGGAGGAAGGTGTCAGCACCCAGGCGCCTGAGAAGGGCGCTCCGACGGCCCTGAAACAGAAGAAGCCCAGGCGCcatcgccgccgcagccgccgtcaCACCCgctgccgccgcggccgccgcggcgAGGACAGTTTCGCCACCTATTTCCCCAGGGTTCTGAAGCTGGTCCACGACGGCCTCAGCCTGTCCCAGCAGGCCGTGAACGTCATGGACTCGTGCATTAGCGACCTCTTCGAGCGCCTCGCCGAAGAGGCCGGCCGCCTGGCCCGTTACAACCAGCGCTGCACCCTCACCTCACAGGATATCCAGGCCGCCGTGCACCTGCTGCTGACCGGGGAGCTCCGCAAGCATGCCGTGACCGAGGGCACCAGGGCTGTGCTCAGGTTCACCATGAGCACATGA
- the LOC134368261 gene encoding histone H2A-Bbd type 2/3-like, with protein MRGRVAVARLRSTGQVPCRRSRAHRAELTFSVSHPERLLREGHYAQCPSSCAPVFLGAIVEYVTAKVLELASDEARRSSRRCITLELLDVAVHSNALLSGFFVTTTISQVAPA; from the exons ATGAGGGGCCGGGTCGCGGTAGCTAGGTTACGGAGTACGGGCCAA GTGCCGTGCCGCCGCTCTCGCGCCCACCGAGCCGAGCTGACATTCTCCGTGAGCCACCCGGAGCGCCTCCTGCGGGAGGGCCACTACGCCCAGTGCCCGAGTTCGTGTGCGCCGGTCTTTCTAGGTGCCATCGTCGAGTACGTGACGGCCAAGGTCTTGGAGCTGGCGAGCGACGAGGCccggaggagcagcaggagatgcATCACCTTGGAGCTGTTGGACGTGGCCGTGCACAGCAACGCGCTGCTCAGTGGCTTCTTCGTGACTACAACCATCTCCCAGGTGGCCCCAGCCTAG
- the LOC134368262 gene encoding histone H2B-like — protein MAEPASAPSTEEGVSTQAPEKGAPTALKQKKPRRHRRRSRRHTRCRRGRRGEDSFATYFPRVLKLVHDGLSLSQQAVNVMDSCISDLFERLAEEAGRLARYNQRCTLTSQDIQAAVHLLLTGELRKHAVTEGTRAVLRFTMST, from the coding sequence ATGGCGGAGCCTGCCTCTGCCCCGTCTACGGAGGAAGGTGTCAGCACCCAGGCGCCTGAGAAGGGCGCTCCGACGGCCCTGAAACAGAAGAAGCCCAGGCGCcatcgccgccgcagccgccgtcaCACCCgctgccgccgcggccgccgcggcgAGGACAGTTTTGCCACCTATTTCCCCAGGGTTCTGAAGCTGGTCCACGACGGCCTCAGCCTGTCCCAGCAGGCCGTGAACGTCATGGACTCGTGCATTAGCGACCTCTTCGAGCGCCTCGCCGAAGAGGCCGGCCGCCTGGCCCGTTACAACCAGCGCTGCACCCTCACCTCACAGGACATCCAGGCCGCCGTGCACCTGCTGCTGACCGGGGAGCTCCGCAAGCATGCCGTGACCGAGGGCACCAGGGCTGTGCTCAGGTTCACCATGAGCACATGA